The DNA segment ATCCTTAGTCCCATGCCTTACCTCATGACCATCAATGATAAAGTGCCAATGTATATTTTGGCTAGGTTAAACACTAATGGTCAGGCTATTTCTGTGGCGGAGAAATTTAAAGAACTTAATGTCAACCTAGAAAGTAAATCCCTTAAAGACGCAGCGATTAAAGCCAAAGCTGACAAGAAAGCCTTGAAAATGGGTATTACCTTTCCCGGTGGTACACACGATTTGTGGATGCGCTATTGGTTAGCGGCTGGTGGTATTAATCCTGATCAAGATGTGGTTTTGGAAGCTGTACCACCACCGCAAATGGTGGCAAATATGAAAGTCAATACTGTTGATGGTTTCTGTGTAGGAGAACCTTGGAATGCTCAGTTGGTCAACCAAAAAATAGGTTATTCTGCTCTAGTTACAGGCGAATTGTGGAAAGATCATCCAGAAAAAGCCTTTAGTATGCGGCAAGATTGGATTGAGCAAAATCCCAATGCAGCCCAGGCAATTTTGATGGCAATCTTGGAAGCACAACAATGGTGCGACAAGGCAGAAAACAAAGAAGAAATGTGTAAAATCTGCTCTGATCGTAAATACTTTAATGTTGCTGCCGCAGATATTATCGAGAGAGCTAAAGGCAATATCGATTATGGTGATGGTCGTAAGGAGCAAAACTTCGCCCATCGGATGAAATTCTGGGCAGATAATGCTTCCTATCCTTATAAGAGTCACGATATTTGGTTTTTAACTGAAGATATTCGCTGGGGTTATTTACCAAAAGATACCAAAGTTCAAGACATTGTTAATCAAGTCAATAAAGAAGACTTGTGGAAAAAAGCGGCGAAAGCGATTGGTGTGGCTGATGCGGAAATTCCTGCTAGCAGTTCCCGTGGGGTGGAAACTTTCTTTGATGGCGTGAAATTCGACCCAGAAAAGCCAGAAGAATACTTAAATAGTTTGAAAATCAAAAAAGTCTAATTGGGCTGTAATGGCTTCTTGAAAAATAACTAAAATGCCACGGGAGAAAGTAAAAAATGACTGCTGTTTTAGGGAATCGCGCTAGGGTAAGGAAATCTCAAAAAGCTATCAATAATTTCTTGTGGAAAAAAGTTGTACCACCCTTAGTAGCATTGGGAATTTTCCTGGTTATTTGGCAACTACTTTGTTTGAATCCTAACTTTAAATTGCCGGGGCCGATAGAAACCTTTTCGGAAACTTGGGACCCTTTTATTATCAATCCATTTTTTGATAACGGTGAAAGTGATAAGGGCTTAGGCTGGCAAATATTGAGTAGTTTGGGACGGGTTGGTTTAGGTTTTTCTCTAGCGGCGATCGCCGGAATTATACTAGGCATTTTAATTGGTGTAAATCCATTAGTTTATAATGCGGTAGATCCTATATTTCAAGTCTTGCGAACAGTCCCACCTCTGGCATGGCTACCGATTTCATTGGCAGCATTTCAGCAAGCTAATCCCTCAGCAATTTTCGTTATTTTCATTACCTCAATTTGGCCGATTCTCCTGAATACTACGGTAGGTGTACAACAAATTCCCCAGGACTACATTAATGTAGCTAAGGTGTTACGGCTGAAGGGGGTAAAGTACTTTTTTAAAATTGTCTTTCCTGCCACTGTTCCCTATATCTTTACAGGGTTAAGAATTGGTATTGGTTTATCTTGGTTAGCAATTGTGGCGGCGGAAATGTTGGTTGGTGGTGTGGGGATTGGTTCATTTATTTGGGATGCTTACAACACAACTACTGAAACTAATTTGAGTGAGATTATTTTGGCGCTTATTTATGTTGGTTTGGTGGGTTTGTTGTTAGATAGATTGGTTGGGTTTGTTGCTAGTAAAGTTGTGGCGGATCAGAAGTAGTTAATTGTTGACTGTTGACCGTTGACTGTTGACCGTTGACTAATGACCAATGACTAAGGACTAATCACTAATGCCTACTTTTGTTGAAATTGATCACGTTGATCGGATATTTGATTTACCTAATGGTGGTAGATATATCGCTCTGAAAAATATTGAGTTGAAAATTAAGCAGGGGGAGTTTGTTTCTTTAATTGGACATTCTGGTTGTGGTAAGTCTACTTTGCTCAATATTATTGCTGGGTTGGATCGAGCTAGTATTGGCGGTGTGACTTTGGAAGGGCGGGAAATTCGAGAACCGAGTCCAGATAGGATGGTGGTTTTTCAAAATTATTCCCTGCTTCCTTGGTTAACTGTGCGGGAAAATGTTGCTCTGGCTGTGGATGAGGTTTATCAAGGTAAGTCTAAGGGTGAGCGTCGGGCAATTATTGAAGAACATATTGATATGGTGGGACTGCGCCTAGCGGCGAATAAACGTCCTAGTGAGTTATCGGGGGGAATGAAACAACGGGTAGCGATCGCCCGCGCTTTAGCTACTCGGCCTAAGTTGTTGCTGTTAGACGAACCTTTTGGGGCTTTGGATGCTTTGACACGGGGGAGTTTGCAGGAACAGTTGATGAAAATCTGCAATGAACATCAGATTACTTGTGTGATGGTGACACATGATGTGGATGAGGCGCTGTTGTTGAGCGATCGCGTCGTTATGCTTACCAACGGCCCAGAAGCCCACATTGGGCAGATTCTTGAAGTCCCTATTTCCCGTCCCCGTCAACGTTTGGAGGTCGTCAAACATCCTAGTTATTACAATCTGCGGAATGAGATAATTTACTTCCTCAACCAACAAAAGCTAGCAAAGAAACGCCAGACTCAGCAGGCTTCTGCACCATTGGGAACAGCCAAAGCCGTGATCGAAATCGGTTTTATGCCTTTGACTGACTCTGCACCTTTAATTGTCGCTAAAGAGAAAGGCTTCTTTGCCAAGTATGGCTTAGATAATGTTATCCTCAACCGGGCAAACAACTGGCAGGCGATCGCTACTGGTGTGGTAACTGGCAAATTAGATGCAGCCCAAATGGTTGCAGGAATGCCGATTGCGTTGACTTTAGGCGCTGGGAGTCAAACACCTACTCCTGTGATCAACGCCTTAAATCTTTCTCGCAACGCTAACGCCATCACCTTTAGCAAAAGACTCTATAACCAAGGAGTGAGAAGCCTAGCTGACTTAAAAGCAGTAATTGATAGTTCTCCAGACCAAATCCTCACCTTGGGGGTAGTTCATTCCGCCTCCATGCAAAACCTAATTCTGCGTTACTGGTTAGCGGCTGGCGGTATAGATCCCGATAGAGATGTTAGCTTGACAGTCATTCCCCCAACCCAAATGGTGTCTCAACTC comes from the Nostoc sp. PCC 7120 = FACHB-418 genome and includes:
- a CDS encoding CmpA/NrtA family ABC transporter substrate-binding protein codes for the protein MTHVSRRKFLFTTGAAAAASILVHGCTSNGSQSATTGEQAPSAAPAANVSAANAPKVETTKAKLGFIPLTDAAPLIIAKEKGFFAKYGMTDIEVIKQKSWPVTRDNLKIGSSGGGIDGAHILSPMPYLMTINDKVPMYILARLNTNGQAISVAEKFKELNVNLESKSLKDAAIKAKADKKALKMGITFPGGTHDLWMRYWLAAGGINPDQDVVLEAVPPPQMVANMKVNTVDGFCVGEPWNAQLVNQKIGYSALVTGELWKDHPEKAFSMRQDWIEQNPNAAQAILMAILEAQQWCDKAENKEEMCKICSDRKYFNVAAADIIERAKGNIDYGDGRKEQNFAHRMKFWADNASYPYKSHDIWFLTEDIRWGYLPKDTKVQDIVNQVNKEDLWKKAAKAIGVADAEIPASSSRGVETFFDGVKFDPEKPEEYLNSLKIKKV
- the ntrB gene encoding nitrate ABC transporter permease codes for the protein MTAVLGNRARVRKSQKAINNFLWKKVVPPLVALGIFLVIWQLLCLNPNFKLPGPIETFSETWDPFIINPFFDNGESDKGLGWQILSSLGRVGLGFSLAAIAGIILGILIGVNPLVYNAVDPIFQVLRTVPPLAWLPISLAAFQQANPSAIFVIFITSIWPILLNTTVGVQQIPQDYINVAKVLRLKGVKYFFKIVFPATVPYIFTGLRIGIGLSWLAIVAAEMLVGGVGIGSFIWDAYNTTTETNLSEIILALIYVGLVGLLLDRLVGFVASKVVADQK
- a CDS encoding nitrate ABC transporter ATP-binding protein (This model describes the ATP binding subunits of ATP-binding cassette (ABC) transporters for nitrate transport, or for bicarbonate transport, in bacteria and archaea.), which encodes MPTFVEIDHVDRIFDLPNGGRYIALKNIELKIKQGEFVSLIGHSGCGKSTLLNIIAGLDRASIGGVTLEGREIREPSPDRMVVFQNYSLLPWLTVRENVALAVDEVYQGKSKGERRAIIEEHIDMVGLRLAANKRPSELSGGMKQRVAIARALATRPKLLLLDEPFGALDALTRGSLQEQLMKICNEHQITCVMVTHDVDEALLLSDRVVMLTNGPEAHIGQILEVPISRPRQRLEVVKHPSYYNLRNEIIYFLNQQKLAKKRQTQQASAPLGTAKAVIEIGFMPLTDSAPLIVAKEKGFFAKYGLDNVILNRANNWQAIATGVVTGKLDAAQMVAGMPIALTLGAGSQTPTPVINALNLSRNANAITFSKRLYNQGVRSLADLKAVIDSSPDQILTLGVVHSASMQNLILRYWLAAGGIDPDRDVSLTVIPPTQMVSQLKAGNIDGYCAGEPWNYQAVHDDLGFVAATALEIWSGQPKKVLGVREDWAQKYPETYLNLVKALIEACKYCDDLRNREEILEILCRPEYLDVNPAYVRSGFIDPYDRGDGTPPQQLTAYNQFYLNKTNYPNRTEILWMITQMARWGLTPFPKNWVEITERVCRTDIFGAAARDLGLLDIGEDDPIHLFDGKLFNPSEPIEYLKSLEIRRQIRIEEVFI